The Montipora foliosa isolate CH-2021 chromosome 1, ASM3666993v2, whole genome shotgun sequence genome has a window encoding:
- the LOC137976271 gene encoding adenosine receptor A2a-like, which translates to MSMIGLYPCTNISAPTELSITSGTFCSILAVATVIGNVLVLLAIIIDPYRQLRSPFNFLVANLAAADLIVGCLALPMSVEFYVREAMSERLVLLPRDVARRISFFISCTASLLSIAAITVDRFIAISFPMKYRLMLDSRRTVVISCALWIFSIGFPFLYFKVGYLKYHFFFANTAVVATFAVLCVTYAKVFRTFKHKVKHRDTIRNCPGQHNIKIKTLKWEKKVTKTFLVMLSLFIACFLPALVFNYVISFCAYCNCVFIHWARDINYILIMANSSMNPFVFAWSLKPFRKAFIKILTCRALMRKIRSMGVSTSSAGPPMPSSRTTEDEAGTL; encoded by the coding sequence ATGTCTATGATCGGCTTGTATCCTTGCACAAACATCTCAGCCCCGACCGAGTTGAGCATCACCTCAGGCACATTTTGTTCAATTCTCGCAGTCGCAACGGTGATTGGAAATGTCCTTGTTCTTCTCGCCATCATTATCGACCCATATCGTCAACTGCGATCGCCATTTAATTTCCTCGTGGCCAATCTGGCGGCAGCGGATTTGATAGTCGGTTGTTTGGCGCTGCCCATGTCAGTGGAATTCTACGTTCGAGAGGCAATGAGCGAACGACTCGTACTTCTTCCCAGAGATGTCGCTAGACGAATCAGTTTTTTCATATCTTGCACAGCATCGCTTCTGAGTATCGCTGCAATCACGGTTGATAGATTTATTGCCATTTCATTCCCTATGAAATACAGATTGATGCTGGATTCTCGACGAACTGTTGTCATCTCGTGTGCCCTTTGGATTTTCTCAATTGGTTTCCCGTTCCTTTACTTCAAAGTTGGATATCTGAAATATCATTTCTTTTTCGCCAATACAGCGGTTGTGGCCACATTTGCAGTGCTCTGTGTTACTTACGCAAAAGTCTTCCGAACTTTTAAACATAAGGTGAAACATCGGGATACAATTCGCAATTGCCCTGGGCAGcacaatatcaaaataaaaaCGCTGAAATGGGAGAAAAAGGTTACCAAAACATTTCTGGTAATGTTATCGCTTTTCATTGCCTGTTTTCTTCCTGCACTTGTTTTTAACTATGTTATTAGCTTCTGCGCATACTGCAATTGTGTTTTTATTCACTGGGCAAGAGATATTAATTACATTCTGATCATGGCAAATTCAAGTATGAACCCATTCGTTTTCGCGTGGAGCCTGAAACCGTTCCGCAAAGCCTTCATTAAAATCCTGACTTGTAGAGCTTTGATGCGAAAAATACGCTCTATGGGGGTATCAACATCGAGCGCTGGTCCTCCTATGCCCTCTTCAAGAACCACCGAGGATGAAGCAGGCaccttgtaa